The sequence gtaggaaaaatccataaaatttttttgtatggacaatggaaactGTAAACATATCCTACTCttccgaatgaacaactctagaagagaaactcttaAACATTGTGTTAGGTTCATCAATACAAAATTGTGcttagtgagcttttttatcgattaccgaaagcaagaacCACATCTGGAAGAGGAAACGTGGCACTTTATATCCTTTAtatcgaagccattagagagagatCTCTGCCCAGTGCTTTGATTCAAAGAATGAGATGATAATCTGTAcctttgctcaatttttgcacaagtatttcacattttcacattaatttttggtgagattttttttggactaaagcgaatgtgtgtcgaattacgttgattgtaggttaatcaGAAAAAGCCGTCTGCCGTCCGAAAATATAAACTAGTACTTCAAAAAAGTAAGTCTCGCTGTTGGAGCATTGTGGACTTACCCGTTCAACTCGTGATTTACCTATTGACCCGACGCTGGTAGGGGAATTAAAAATACCAGATTTTGGTCTAGGTGGATTATGAACGGTCCCTAACGAATTTACGCTTTTATGCGGTATAGAGAAAAAGAGACGAGACTAAAAATAGAGTTACACCTGGCGTGCACAGTCTGAACatgtacaaaattattttcaattgagTTGTCTTTCTTTCTGTGATCCAGAATTTATCCACGATTGGACCGTACTGGCTTCGAGTTTTTGCTCTTGGGTAATATTTTCGCACGTTTTCATTTTCAGTGAACTCTGTCATTATTATTCATTACGTTTCTCCATCATCTCTCAGTGTACTACCATCGAGTGTTTTTAACTTATAATTTACTTATAAATACCATTCTTAGTATTCCTAGTCGGTTCCCGCACCCATATAAAGCTCCAGCAATTTACACACTTTATGCTGACAGCACAAGCCATCAGTGATACGGTCAAAAATTCCCGCACCTTCATTGCAGGGCCAAAACGAGTTGGTCGTTTCCAATTGTTCAGCGATTCACTGACCATGTTTTACGATCACTGCGTTAACACAGTAACTCAAGCGGACGATTTCCCCAAAACTGAAATCCAAGTTATGTGGGTAGCTCCGGCCAGTGGCTCCGGTTGCGTGAGTCTATCGGCTATGGTTTTCGAAGGGGAAGCTTCGTGGTATTCAGATGATGGTGCGTTGACGAAGGTTCTATGCGAGATAAAACCCGATCATACTGTAGTAAAGGGTGAATGCTGTGCTTGTGATGAAGCTAAGTATAACGTATGAATGCTCTAGCGATTATTCGTAGTTCAATTTAAATTCATCTGATACTTTTACAGTTCGTCTTTGAGGGCATTTGGTCCAACGAAACACACCCGAAAGACTTCCCATTTGCAGTTTGGCTTACGCACTTTTCCGATATAATCGGGGCCTCACACGatacaaatttttcattttgggGAGAGAACCACATTGCAACTGATGGATTTCGTTCGCTGGCTGAGTGGGGTTCAATACGTCAGCTTGAGCAAGAACTACGATCCAAGGGTCCACGGTTAAGAACGTTGATCAAAGCTGCCGGTCTTTGGTACCCCAGAGTTAATTCAAATACCACATCAAACTTTCGTGTGGATCGAAAGCATCACAAAGTATCGCTAGCTTCTATGTTTGGTCCGTCTCCGGATTGGGTAGTAGGTGTCAGCGGCCTAGATCTGTGCAGTGAGGACTGTACCTGGGTTGAATCGCTGGATATAGATCTTCATCCTTGGGATGCAGGAACCGATAATGGTGTAAGTTACATGTCTGCGAATTCCGAGACACAACCAAGAGAAAGAATGCATCGTATCACAACATTGTATCCTGAAGACCCCAGAGCTCcattctacaatccaaaagccaAAAATATGATTCCATTAGCAAAGGTATACTTTCGCCGGGAGAAAGTCATTCATAGAAATTGCGACGATGAGTTTCTTCAAGCTCAAGTTTTGGAATTGACGGAGAATACAGAAGAAATTTTTAGACCGGAATGCGATACGACCAGTTACAGTGAGTGGACGCCATGTTCAGTTAGCTGTGGTAAAGGAATCCGTATGCGAACACGTGAGTATTTGCAACCGGAGAAGGCAGCACGCTTCCAATGTAATAGGCAGTTGATATCCAAGGAAATGTGTGTAGCAGACACTCCAGAGTGCACTGACGATGGACAGGATACAGAAGATAGTTCGGAGGATATCCGTAAGACAGTTGCAAATGTAAATGAAGAAGGAGAAGGTGTAGGAGTTTGTAAAACAACAAGATGGAGCGAATGGTCTGAGTGTTCAGTTAGCTGTGGAATTGGAGTAAGTATGCGAACAAGAACATTTGTTGACCACATGGGAAGGAAAAAATGTCCCCATATAACAGTCGGTAAGTTAATGTGCATTACTTGGTAGTTttttattacattgtattaactTGGTAgttttttattatattgtatttaACAGTTGAGAAAGAAAAATGCATGCAACCGGAATGCTCTCTCACTGATGTGGAAATTCCGGATTTTATGTGTCCTGTAACCTCATGGAGCGATTGGAGTCCATGTAGCGCCACTTGTGGTAAGGGTGTTAAAATTCGAACTCGTCTATTGCTGGTTGGCCCAGAACTGCAGCAGAAATGTTCACAGAGAGttgagttaaatcaacaacgCGCATGCACTGAAAAAGCAGATTGCTTATTCGATGTATTTACGGCCAGGGAAATTTGTTCACAATCTCCGGAAACTGGTCCATGCAGGGGAAAGTACCAGCGTTTCGCGTATGATAGTACAAAAGATTCATGTGTGTCATTTGTGTACGGAGGCTGCCGAGGCAATAGAAACAACTTTTTGACGAACGAGGATTGTATGCAAACTTGTCAATCGACTAAAGGTTACTTTTCAATAATTGGTCATTTGATGCATTCTAACGACTTTTCAATATGAATAATTGGTTTTAGAGCAATCCACAATTCACGATGATCATCGACATTCAACTGATAGACCGCGTGAACGGTATCTTGGGCAAGATGATGGTTTGCCGGTAGATTGTGTATTATCCGATTGGACTGAATGGAGCTCATGTAGCGTAACATGTGGGACTGGAAGGTCGGAAAGATATCGGAATGTGATTGTTCAAGCCCGGAATGGAGGACAATCTTGCCCTAACAGAGTGATCAAAAGACGAAAATGTACTGGACCTCCATGTGTGTGAATAACATTCATTTTAAGCTATATTCCGTATTGCTTTGTTAAGAAAAAACTTTGATGaatattatataaaaatgttagGGGATTGTCTGTCTGACGCAATTAAAATGAAACTCTAATTTGTTCTTTTGAATAAATCAATATCTAATAACAAACCCAGTTTTACGCAACGAAATTATTTTCCTGCTTGGAGTTTCCATAAAGATTTTACCTGTTGTGATGATTATCGAAAAGCAGATTGCTTATTCGATGTATTTACGGCCAGGGAAATTTGTTCACAATCTCCGGAAACTGGTCCATGCAGGGGAAAGTACCAGCGTTTCGCGTATGATAGTACAAAAGATTCATGTGTGTCATTTGTGTACGGAGGCTGCCGAGGCAATAGAAACAACTTTTTGACGAACGAGGATTGTATGCAAACTTGTCAATCGACTAAAGGTTACTTTTCAATAATTGATCATTTGATGCATTCTAACGACTTTTCAATATGAATAATTGGTTTTAGAGCAATCCACAATTCACGATGATCATCGACATTCAACTGATAGACCGCGTGAACGGTAGCTTGGGCAAGATGATGGTTTGCCGGTAGATTGTGTATTATCCGATTGGACTGAATGGAGCTCATGTAGCGTAACATGTGGGACTGGAAGGTCGGAAAGATATCGGAATGTGATTGTTCAAGCCCGGAATGGAGGACAATCTTGCCCTAACATAGTGATCAAAAGACGAAAATGTACTGGACCTCCATGTGTGTGAATAATATTCATTTTAAGCTATATTCCGTATTGCTTTGTTAAGAAAAAACTTTGATGaatattatataaaaatgttagGGGATTGTCTGTCTGACGCAATTAAAATGAAACTCTAATTTGTTCTTTTGAATAAATCAATATCTAATAACAAACCCAGTTTTACGCAACGAAATTATTTTCCTGCTTGGAGTTTCCATAAAGATTTTACCTGTTGTGATGATTATCGGTATACTCATCCTACATCAGTTGCGAATCTATtttaattttgcaaaaaaatgaatgGTTGATTAATCCTAATAAGTCgtgaaaatctgatttgatatagcaaatattgctgcttgaaactacaaaacataataattaatttttgtcagtgaattagttactttcaatcaatattttgataaaaataacaaaatttcacTTGTGCGTTTTTGTCAATTTCTCGACAAACACTTTCACAgtaaattaaatttgaaaaattgttttaaattaactAACTATAGATCTATTTAATAATAGTAGCGCTTTAAATTTACAAACATTTTAGTGGAAATAAATGAACTTGAATTTGAGCTTATCATACATATTTGTTAGTTTTcacaaataaatgatttttttcaaactagtttACATGGTAATTTTTCTGCAACTTTTATTCCAATTTCAATCAAGGGCTGGTATTTCAATTAGAATCCAATGATCTGGTGCTTCATCaatgccagcaacaaatatcatTTTGTTAAGGAAgtgtgttatgttatattatgccaatttcaaaaatatgtttaattATCAATGCATACGCTTGCATTGTTGAAACTCCCCTGGGAAATAGAAGAACGTATACATACTTATAAGCGCACAAACTTTATCCGCGGGAGAAAATAATGCGCTGGTTTAATCGCGCGAGAAAAAATTGCGCTGGTTCATTTGCAATAAAACTAATACGGTTAATTTAAACAGTAATcttagttgtatcattacacaaataagaccaTAGATGAATTGAaccaattttgattagtagcgagcagtgtcatattttgtctgctaaaaatttcGGCATTCCGGAtttcctgccatagacgacgattttggaggagtaagcgatatataaaAGGCAAAGACAAagcaatgcaaaagcgaagccttTAGAAGCacgcgaaattatagctaacgtttagtcctacgcgtagcatgctagaggtaggttgttgctagataacaagacaaaaagtgccataaagcgATTTGAAGctataattggtatgctctgatcttgtgtcatgcaagctcggatgaaattccatgttatgtcgtttcgcctgagaaattgacaactaccccggggtaaattttgagtgcttaagattaatttctaatttatataagaagaACTCGATTGATCATGAGAAaaggtttatcgcttcaaccgaaatcgcagaatggtagagaaacttaacgctataaaaataactgcttgcatagaaatcttgaacacaagcttggtgaagagaagcttaaatattaaaATCCGTatagcaagtatgtacaaagatatgattgcatacattagggacattgttgtaatttcgtcggctataaaacaaatgaaCGACTGAATGCAAAAGTCGGATGAGTGTAACTTAATTTgagaaacccgtttaagtatttttgaatgcaaaaaccggataaatacattgagagcaaaaaccggacatggactTTGTTCTGAGcgcacacacttagaaaatttcgcagaattcgg comes from Malaya genurostris strain Urasoe2022 chromosome 3, Malgen_1.1, whole genome shotgun sequence and encodes:
- the LOC131434639 gene encoding spondin-1 isoform X1 → MVFSYFSAIIVLAVFAVIHLSLGCSKVPTFNGRPVTKEKKPGDNGYRLAVRNDPNGYEPGKIYNLFLVGSRTHIKLQQFTHFMLTAQAISDTVKNSRTFIAGPKRVGRFQLFSDSLTMFYDHCVNTVTQADDFPKTEIQVMWVAPASGSGCVSLSAMVFEGEASWYSDDGALTKVLCEIKPDHTVVKGECCACDEAKYNFVFEGIWSNETHPKDFPFAVWLTHFSDIIGASHDTNFSFWGENHIATDGFRSLAEWGSIRQLEQELRSKGPRLRTLIKAAGLWYPRVNSNTTSNFRVDRKHHKVSLASMFGPSPDWVVGVSGLDLCSEDCTWVESLDIDLHPWDAGTDNGVSYMSANSETQPRERMHRITTLYPEDPRAPFYNPKAKNMIPLAKVYFRREKVIHRNCDDEFLQAQVLELTENTEEIFRPECDTTSYSEWTPCSVSCGKGIRMRTREYLQPEKAARFQCNRQLISKEMCVADTPECTDDGQDTEDSSEDIRKTVANVNEEGEGVGVCKTTRWSEWSECSVSCGIGVSMRTRTFVDHMGRKKCPHITVVEKEKCMQPECSLTDVEIPDFMCPVTSWSDWSPCSATCGKGVKIRTRLLLVGPELQQKCSQRVELNQQRACTEKADCLFDVFTAREICSQSPETGPCRGKYQRFAYDSTKDSCVSFVYGGCRGNRNNFLTNEDCMQTCQSTKEQSTIHDDHRHSTDRPRERYLGQDDGLPVDCVLSDWTEWSSCSVTCGTGRSERYRNVIVQARNGGQSCPNRVIKRRKCTGPPCV
- the LOC131434639 gene encoding spondin-1 isoform X2, which translates into the protein MLTAQAISDTVKNSRTFIAGPKRVGRFQLFSDSLTMFYDHCVNTVTQADDFPKTEIQVMWVAPASGSGCVSLSAMVFEGEASWYSDDGALTKVLCEIKPDHTVVKGECCACDEAKYNFVFEGIWSNETHPKDFPFAVWLTHFSDIIGASHDTNFSFWGENHIATDGFRSLAEWGSIRQLEQELRSKGPRLRTLIKAAGLWYPRVNSNTTSNFRVDRKHHKVSLASMFGPSPDWVVGVSGLDLCSEDCTWVESLDIDLHPWDAGTDNGVSYMSANSETQPRERMHRITTLYPEDPRAPFYNPKAKNMIPLAKVYFRREKVIHRNCDDEFLQAQVLELTENTEEIFRPECDTTSYSEWTPCSVSCGKGIRMRTREYLQPEKAARFQCNRQLISKEMCVADTPECTDDGQDTEDSSEDIRKTVANVNEEGEGVGVCKTTRWSEWSECSVSCGIGVSMRTRTFVDHMGRKKCPHITVVEKEKCMQPECSLTDVEIPDFMCPVTSWSDWSPCSATCGKGVKIRTRLLLVGPELQQKCSQRVELNQQRACTEKADCLFDVFTAREICSQSPETGPCRGKYQRFAYDSTKDSCVSFVYGGCRGNRNNFLTNEDCMQTCQSTKEQSTIHDDHRHSTDRPRERYLGQDDGLPVDCVLSDWTEWSSCSVTCGTGRSERYRNVIVQARNGGQSCPNRVIKRRKCTGPPCV